The Mixta hanseatica genome includes a region encoding these proteins:
- a CDS encoding extracellular solute-binding protein, with product MLLRLLILALFIGAASAARADIIHEGYAFAELGEPKYDPGFTHYDYANPAAPKSGKITLAVIGNYDNFNRFASRGYPGEGTITLYDRLFASSEDEVGSYYPLIAEYARYPADFKWAEITLNPRARFHDGSPITAQDVAFTFKKFMTEGVTSFRLIYKGVTVKAISRLTVRIELPKADKNVMLGLFSLPVLSEKFWQSRKFNEPLGYPPLSSGPYRISAYKIGQYITYSRVKDYWAADLPVNKGRFNFDTIRYDYYLDDNVAFEAFKAGAYDFRAEGSAKNWATQYHGDNFAQQRIVKEARPNQATTDAAWLAFNNEKPLFSDRRVRQALTLAFDFEWMNKALFYGAYLRSSSYFQNTEYAARGYPDSAELAILAPYKGKIPDEVFSERYQPPVSDGSGYDRANLLKALALLKQAGWQLKNQQLINDAGKPFRFELLLPSGGNSAWVLPFQHSLKRLGISIDIRQVDSSQYLRRLRHGDYDMTPGQYYATPWPNSNLSQFWQSAFIDSSWNRPRVKSPVLDALIDRILAHQGDKTALLPLGRALDRVLLWNYYMIPMWYGASDRYAWWNKFSHPAVTPAFSVGLESWWYDVNKAEKLPAERR from the coding sequence ATGTTACTTCGTCTGCTTATACTGGCTCTTTTTATCGGCGCAGCGTCCGCTGCGCGGGCTGATATTATTCATGAAGGCTACGCTTTCGCCGAGCTGGGCGAGCCGAAATATGATCCTGGCTTTACCCATTATGATTACGCCAATCCGGCTGCGCCGAAAAGCGGCAAAATCACGCTGGCGGTTATCGGTAATTACGATAACTTTAACCGCTTCGCCTCGCGCGGCTATCCCGGCGAAGGCACCATTACGCTGTACGATCGGCTGTTCGCCAGCTCGGAAGATGAAGTTGGCAGCTACTATCCGCTGATTGCGGAATATGCCCGCTACCCCGCCGATTTTAAGTGGGCGGAAATTACCCTCAATCCTCGCGCCCGCTTCCATGACGGTTCGCCAATCACCGCGCAGGATGTGGCCTTTACCTTTAAAAAGTTTATGACCGAAGGGGTAACCTCGTTTCGCCTGATCTATAAGGGCGTTACGGTAAAGGCGATCTCGCGACTAACGGTGCGCATTGAGCTGCCGAAGGCGGACAAAAATGTGATGCTGGGGCTGTTTAGCCTGCCGGTGCTGTCGGAGAAATTCTGGCAGTCGCGTAAATTCAACGAGCCGCTGGGCTATCCGCCGCTTTCCAGCGGCCCTTACCGCATCAGCGCTTATAAAATCGGCCAGTACATTACTTATTCACGCGTGAAGGATTATTGGGCCGCCGATCTGCCGGTCAATAAAGGCCGTTTCAATTTCGATACCATCCGCTACGACTATTATCTGGATGACAACGTCGCCTTTGAGGCGTTTAAAGCGGGAGCCTATGATTTTCGTGCCGAAGGCTCGGCAAAAAACTGGGCAACCCAGTACCACGGAGACAACTTTGCACAACAACGGATAGTGAAAGAGGCGCGGCCCAATCAGGCCACTACCGATGCCGCCTGGCTGGCATTTAACAATGAGAAACCGCTGTTCAGCGACCGTCGCGTTCGCCAGGCATTAACGCTGGCCTTCGATTTTGAATGGATGAATAAAGCGTTATTTTACGGCGCTTATTTACGCAGCAGCAGCTATTTTCAGAATACCGAATATGCCGCACGCGGTTATCCGGATAGTGCCGAGCTGGCGATTCTTGCCCCTTACAAAGGAAAAATTCCGGATGAGGTGTTCAGCGAACGCTACCAGCCGCCGGTCAGCGACGGCAGCGGTTACGATCGCGCTAACCTGTTGAAGGCACTGGCGCTGCTGAAGCAGGCGGGCTGGCAGCTTAAAAACCAGCAGCTAATTAACGACGCTGGAAAACCGTTTCGCTTTGAACTGCTGCTGCCGAGCGGCGGCAATAGCGCCTGGGTACTGCCTTTCCAGCACAGTTTAAAACGTCTGGGCATTAGCATAGATATCCGCCAGGTCGACAGCTCGCAGTATTTGCGGCGGCTGCGACACGGCGATTATGATATGACGCCGGGGCAATACTACGCCACGCCATGGCCGAACAGTAACCTTAGCCAGTTCTGGCAGTCAGCTTTTATTGATTCCAGTTGGAACCGACCACGGGTAAAAAGCCCGGTACTGGATGCGTTAATTGATCGTATTCTGGCGCATCAGGGCGATAAGACGGCGCTGTTGCCGTTAGGGCGCGCGCTGGATCGAGTGCTGCTGTGGAACTATTACATGATCCCGATGTGGTATGGGGCCAGTGACCGCTACGCCTGGTGGAATAAATTTTCACATCCGGCCGTGACGCCCGCCTTTTCCGTCGGGCTGGAGAGCTGGTGGTATGATGTAAACAAGGCCGAAAAATTACCGGCCGAGCGACGTTAA
- a CDS encoding microcin C ABC transporter permease YejB, which translates to MGAYLIRRLLLIIPTLWAIITLNFFIVQIAPGGPVEQALANAQFGQTTGLPGSGNAQNGRAALNSTPGDSQYRGSRGLDPEVVAEITKRYGFDKPLHERYFTMLWNYIRFDFGDSLFRSASVIQMIKESLPVSISLGLWSTLIIYLVSIPLGIKKAVRNGSAFDIWSSTLIIVGYAIPAFLFGIMLIVLFAGGSYLDWFPLRGLTSPQFATLPWYDKVMDYFWHITLPVLATVIGGFATLTMLTKNSFLDEIRKQYVVTARAKGLDENKILYRHVFRNAMLLVIAGFPATFISMFFTGSLLIEVMFSLNGLGLLGYDATIQRDYPVMFGTLYIFTLIGLLLNILSDLTYTLVDPRIDFEGR; encoded by the coding sequence GTGGGCGCTTATTTAATTCGTCGCTTATTGCTGATTATCCCCACGCTATGGGCGATCATTACGCTGAATTTTTTTATTGTGCAGATTGCTCCCGGCGGCCCGGTTGAGCAGGCGCTGGCCAACGCGCAGTTCGGCCAGACTACTGGCCTGCCCGGCAGCGGCAACGCGCAAAACGGTCGGGCGGCGCTTAATAGCACGCCTGGCGATAGCCAATATCGCGGTTCACGCGGTCTCGATCCGGAAGTGGTGGCGGAGATCACCAAACGCTACGGTTTCGATAAACCGCTCCACGAGCGTTATTTCACCATGCTATGGAACTATATCCGCTTTGATTTCGGCGACAGTCTGTTTCGCAGTGCCTCGGTGATCCAGATGATCAAAGAGAGCCTGCCGGTTTCTATTTCGCTTGGCCTGTGGAGTACGCTGATTATTTATCTGGTATCGATCCCGCTGGGTATTAAAAAGGCGGTACGCAACGGCAGCGCCTTTGATATCTGGAGCAGTACCCTGATTATCGTTGGCTATGCTATTCCCGCCTTTCTGTTTGGTATCATGCTGATTGTACTGTTTGCCGGCGGCAGTTATCTGGACTGGTTTCCGCTACGCGGCCTGACGTCGCCGCAGTTCGCTACGCTGCCGTGGTATGACAAAGTCATGGATTATTTTTGGCATATTACGCTGCCGGTGCTGGCCACGGTAATTGGCGGCTTCGCCACCTTAACCATGCTGACCAAAAATTCCTTTCTTGATGAGATCCGTAAGCAATATGTGGTTACCGCGCGTGCGAAGGGGCTGGATGAAAATAAAATTCTCTATCGTCACGTGTTTCGCAACGCCATGCTGTTGGTGATTGCCGGTTTCCCCGCCACCTTTATCAGTATGTTTTTTACCGGTTCGCTGCTGATTGAAGTGATGTTTTCGCTTAACGGTCTTGGTCTGCTGGGCTATGACGCTACCATTCAGCGCGACTACCCGGTGATGTTCGGTACGCTGTATATCTTTACGCTGATCGGTTTGTTGCTGAATATCTTAAGCGATTTGACCTATACGCTGGTCGATCCACGCATCGATTTCGAGGGGCGATAA
- a CDS encoding ABC transporter permease, with protein MSRLSPVNQARWQRFRQNRRGYWSLWLFALIFVLCLGAELLANDKPLLVHYQDRWYAPLLFNYSESDFDGPFATAADYQDPWLKQRLAQDGWALWAPIRFGDNTINFATSVPFPSPPSAQNWLGTDANGGDVLARILYGTRISLLFGLMLTLISSVIGISVGAVQGYFGGKVDLFGQRIIEVWSGMPTLFLIILLSSVIQPGFWWLLAITVAFGWMSLVGVVRAEFLRTRNFDYVRAATALGVSDSRIILRHMLPNAMVATLTWLPFILCGSITTLTSLDFLGFGLPLGSPSLGELLLQGKNNLQAPWLGLAGFFTLAILLSLLIFIGEAVRDAFDPAKVS; from the coding sequence ATGAGCCGTTTAAGTCCGGTCAACCAGGCGCGCTGGCAGCGCTTCCGTCAGAACCGTCGCGGCTACTGGTCGCTGTGGCTGTTTGCATTGATCTTTGTGCTCTGCCTGGGTGCAGAGCTGCTGGCGAATGACAAGCCGCTGCTGGTGCATTATCAGGATCGCTGGTACGCCCCGCTGCTGTTTAATTATAGCGAGAGCGATTTTGACGGGCCTTTCGCCACGGCCGCGGATTATCAGGATCCCTGGCTGAAACAGCGGCTGGCGCAGGATGGCTGGGCGCTGTGGGCGCCGATCCGCTTTGGTGACAACACCATTAATTTCGCTACGAGCGTGCCCTTTCCTTCTCCGCCTTCCGCGCAAAACTGGCTGGGTACCGATGCCAACGGCGGCGATGTGCTGGCGCGCATTCTGTACGGCACGCGGATTTCCCTGCTGTTTGGCCTGATGCTGACGCTGATTTCCAGCGTTATCGGCATCAGCGTCGGCGCGGTGCAAGGCTACTTCGGCGGCAAAGTGGATCTGTTTGGCCAGCGCATTATCGAAGTCTGGTCCGGTATGCCTACACTATTTTTAATTATTCTGCTTTCCAGCGTGATCCAGCCCGGCTTCTGGTGGCTGCTGGCGATTACCGTGGCGTTTGGCTGGATGAGCCTGGTCGGCGTGGTACGCGCCGAATTCCTGCGCACGCGCAATTTTGATTATGTGCGGGCGGCTACCGCGTTGGGCGTTAGCGACAGCCGGATTATACTGCGTCATATGCTTCCCAATGCGATGGTCGCAACCCTGACCTGGCTGCCGTTTATTTTGTGCGGCTCGATCACCACCTTAACCTCGCTCGATTTCCTTGGCTTTGGCCTGCCGCTGGGATCGCCTTCACTTGGCGAGCTGCTGTTGCAAGGTAAAAACAACCTACAGGCGCCCTGGCTTGGGCTGGCGGGCTTCTTTACTCTGGCTATTTTACTGTCGTTGCTGATTTTTATCGGCGAGGCGGTACGTGACGCGTTCGATCCCGCTAAGGTCTCCTGA
- the yejF gene encoding microcin C ABC transporter ATP-binding protein YejF, producing MSSPLLSINHLSIAFRQGNSEQRVVDDLSLTVEAGETLALVGESGSGKSVTALSVMRLLPSPPVVWPQGEILFEGKDLLRADERTLQRLRGNRMAMIFQEPMVSLNPLHTLEKQLYEVLSLHRGMRREAARAEMLSCLDRVGIRNARARLVDYPHQLSGGERQRVMIAMALLTQPDLLIADEPTTALDVTVQAQILTLLKELKRELNMGLLFITHNLNIVRQLADSVSVMQKGKGVEHGRCDRLFAAPQHPYTRQLIDAEPTGRPAPVDLSQPVLLQVNQLQVAFAVKRGLLRRSTHQYQALKNLSFSLRPGESLGLVGESGSGKSTTGLALLRLIASQGEIHFAGQPLQKLSRRQMLPWRPRLQVVFQDPNSSLNPRLNVVQIIEEGLQVHRPALTAQQREAQVIQVMQEVGLDPATRHRYPAEFSGGQRQRIAIARALILQPELVILDEPTSSLDRSVQKQILQLLKKLQQEHRLAYIFISHDLQVVRSLCHQVVVLRQGEVVEQGDCAAVFAAPQQEYTRQLLTLAQTAD from the coding sequence ATGTCTTCTCCCCTGCTTAGCATTAATCATCTCAGCATCGCGTTTCGCCAGGGCAATAGCGAGCAGCGCGTGGTGGATGATCTTTCCCTTACGGTTGAGGCTGGCGAAACGCTGGCGCTGGTAGGTGAGTCCGGCTCTGGTAAAAGCGTCACCGCGCTGTCGGTGATGCGCCTGCTGCCGTCGCCGCCGGTGGTCTGGCCGCAGGGCGAGATCCTGTTTGAAGGTAAGGATCTACTGCGCGCCGATGAGCGCACGCTCCAGCGGCTGCGCGGCAACCGCATGGCAATGATTTTTCAGGAGCCGATGGTATCGCTTAATCCGCTGCATACGCTGGAGAAACAGCTGTATGAGGTGCTGTCGCTACATCGGGGCATGCGGCGCGAGGCGGCGCGCGCTGAAATGCTGAGCTGTCTCGATCGCGTCGGCATCCGCAACGCGCGTGCGCGGCTGGTCGACTATCCGCATCAGCTTTCCGGCGGCGAACGCCAGCGTGTGATGATTGCGATGGCGCTGCTGACCCAGCCGGATCTGCTGATTGCCGACGAGCCGACGACCGCGCTGGACGTCACGGTGCAGGCGCAAATTCTGACGCTGCTGAAAGAGCTGAAGCGCGAGCTGAATATGGGCCTGCTGTTTATCACTCATAATTTGAACATTGTCCGCCAGTTGGCCGACAGCGTCAGCGTGATGCAAAAGGGTAAAGGGGTGGAACATGGCCGCTGCGATCGGTTGTTTGCTGCGCCGCAGCATCCCTATACACGCCAGCTGATCGATGCGGAGCCGACCGGCCGCCCCGCCCCGGTTGATCTCAGCCAGCCCGTACTGCTGCAGGTCAATCAACTGCAGGTGGCTTTCGCGGTTAAACGCGGGCTGCTGCGACGCAGCACGCATCAGTATCAGGCGCTAAAAAATCTCAGTTTTAGTCTGCGTCCGGGTGAAAGCCTGGGGCTGGTGGGGGAATCCGGTTCCGGTAAAAGCACGACCGGACTGGCGCTGCTGCGGCTGATCGCCTCGCAGGGCGAGATCCACTTTGCCGGCCAGCCGCTGCAGAAGCTGAGCCGTCGGCAAATGTTGCCCTGGCGGCCACGGTTGCAGGTGGTTTTTCAGGATCCTAACTCTTCGCTGAACCCGCGGCTGAACGTGGTGCAGATTATTGAAGAAGGCTTACAGGTGCATCGTCCGGCGCTGACGGCGCAGCAGCGCGAAGCTCAGGTGATTCAGGTTATGCAGGAAGTCGGGCTTGATCCCGCTACCCGCCATCGCTATCCGGCAGAGTTTTCTGGTGGGCAGCGCCAGCGCATCGCTATCGCCCGCGCGTTGATTCTGCAGCCTGAGCTGGTGATTCTGGATGAACCGACCTCGTCGCTGGATCGTTCAGTACAAAAGCAGATTCTGCAGCTGTTGAAAAAACTGCAGCAGGAACATCGCCTGGCCTACATTTTTATCAGTCACGATTTACAGGTGGTGCGTTCGCTCTGTCATCAGGTAGTGGTGCTGCGTCAGGGCGAGGTGGTAGAGCAAGGAGATTGCGCAGCGGTATTCGCCGCACCGCAGCAGGAATATACGCGACAGCTGCTGACGCTGGCGCAAACGGCGGACTAA
- a CDS encoding YejG family protein yields MNTLQLSIVHRLPQSYRWAAGMAGGAIELNTLAAEDDLIGLRLLSHDGAPAWDVMQKMRAMLAEIQVECAIVEWQGEPCLFVQRSDESAATVRLKNQGVAIAETFTAQPL; encoded by the coding sequence TTGAACACTTTACAATTGTCGATTGTACACCGCTTGCCGCAAAGCTACCGTTGGGCAGCCGGCATGGCTGGCGGGGCGATAGAACTCAATACGCTGGCGGCCGAGGACGACCTGATTGGCCTGCGTCTGCTTAGCCATGATGGCGCTCCTGCCTGGGACGTGATGCAGAAGATGCGCGCTATGCTGGCGGAAATTCAGGTGGAATGCGCCATTGTTGAATGGCAGGGCGAACCCTGTTTATTTGTGCAGCGCAGCGATGAGAGCGCCGCCACGGTGCGCCTGAAAAACCAGGGCGTAGCGATTGCCGAAACCTTCACTGCCCAGCCGCTTTGA
- a CDS encoding Bcr/CflA family multidrug efflux MFS transporter, with translation MRKEKNSSIGLVIILGLLAMLMPLSIDMYLPAMPQIAKEFGVSAGSVQMTLNLYILGFALGQLVYGPLADSFGRKPVITIGTLIFALAAAACALSQSVEQLINMRFLHGLSAAAASVVINALMRDSFSKEEFSRMMSFVMLVTTIAPLLAPIIGGWLLILWSWHAIFWSLSLAALAVTLMVATQIRETLPKEQRQRFHLRTTLRNFLSLFRHKRAFSYMMASGFSFAGLFSFLNAGPFVYIEINHVSPQNFGYYFALNVVFLFIMTLINSRSVRRFGPLAMFRFGLLIQFAMGIWLLIVSAFNLGFLPLVFGVALFIGCVAMVSSNAMAVILDEFPHIAGTASSLAGTLRFGVGALVGALLSMANFTSAWPMVWSIALCATCSLLLYGYASRAHKPGRTR, from the coding sequence TGGCAATGTTAATGCCTTTATCGATTGATATGTATTTGCCGGCGATGCCGCAGATTGCCAAAGAGTTTGGCGTTAGCGCCGGCAGCGTTCAGATGACGCTTAACCTCTATATTTTAGGCTTTGCGCTGGGGCAACTGGTGTATGGCCCGCTGGCGGACAGTTTTGGCCGTAAACCGGTGATCACCATCGGCACGCTGATTTTCGCGCTGGCGGCGGCGGCCTGCGCCCTTTCGCAGAGCGTTGAGCAGCTGATCAACATGCGTTTTCTGCATGGTCTCTCAGCGGCGGCGGCCAGCGTGGTGATCAATGCGTTGATGCGTGATTCTTTCTCGAAAGAGGAATTTTCCCGCATGATGTCGTTTGTGATGCTGGTAACCACCATCGCGCCGCTGCTGGCACCGATTATCGGCGGCTGGCTGCTGATATTATGGAGCTGGCACGCGATTTTCTGGAGCCTGTCGCTGGCGGCGCTGGCGGTTACGCTGATGGTGGCGACGCAAATTCGCGAAACGTTGCCGAAAGAGCAGCGCCAGCGTTTCCATTTACGCACCACGCTGCGCAATTTCCTGTCGCTGTTTCGTCATAAGCGCGCCTTCAGCTATATGATGGCCAGCGGCTTCTCTTTTGCCGGACTGTTTTCGTTTTTGAACGCCGGGCCGTTTGTCTATATCGAAATTAATCACGTATCGCCGCAGAACTTCGGCTATTACTTCGCGTTAAACGTGGTGTTCCTGTTTATTATGACGCTGATTAACAGCCGTTCGGTGCGCCGCTTTGGCCCGCTGGCGATGTTTCGTTTCGGCCTGCTGATCCAGTTCGCCATGGGGATCTGGCTGTTGATCGTCAGCGCGTTTAATCTCGGCTTTCTGCCGCTGGTGTTTGGCGTGGCTCTGTTTATCGGCTGCGTAGCGATGGTCTCTTCTAACGCGATGGCGGTGATTCTGGATGAGTTTCCCCATATTGCCGGCACCGCCTCCTCGCTGGCGGGCACGCTGCGCTTTGGCGTGGGCGCGCTGGTAGGCGCGCTGCTATCAATGGCCAATTTTACCAGCGCCTGGCCGATGGTGTGGTCCATCGCACTCTGCGCCACCTGTTCACTGCTGCTGTATGGTTACGCCAGTCGGGCGCATAAGCCAGGGCGCACCCGCTAA